One genomic region from Bubalus bubalis isolate 160015118507 breed Murrah chromosome 24, NDDB_SH_1, whole genome shotgun sequence encodes:
- the SLC12A9 gene encoding solute carrier family 12 member 9 isoform X2, whose translation MLLVAYVILALTVLSVCAIATNGAVRGGGAYFMISRTLGPEVGGSIGLMFYLANVCGCAVSLLGLVEAILDVFGADASGSSGLRVLPQGYGWSLLYGSLLLGLVGGVCTLGAGLYARASFLTFLLVSGSLASVLVSFVAVGPRDIPLAPRPGPNGSSLPPQVGHFTGFNSSTLKANLDAGYAKDYTTGAMMTFASVFAVLFNGCTGIMAGANMSGELKDPSRAIPLGTIVAVAYTFFIYILLFFLSSFTCDRVLLQEDYGFFRAISLWPPLVLVGIYATSLSASMSSLIGASRILHALAQDDLFGVILAPAKVVSRGGNPWGAVLYSWGLVQLVLLAGKLNTLAAVVTVFYLVAYAAVDLSCLSLEWASAPNFRPTFNLFSWHTCLLGVASCLLMMFLISPGAAGGSLLLMGLLSALLTARGGPSSWGYVSQALLFHQVRKYLLRLDVRKDHVKFWRPQLLLLVGNPRGALPLLRLANQLKKGGLYVLGHVTLGDLDSLPSDPVQPQYGAWLSLVDRAQVKAFVDLTLSPSVRQGAQHLLRISGLGGMKPNTLVLGFYDDAAPQDHFLTDPAFSEPADGTQEAGAPALSTLFPPPRAPGSPRALSPQDYVATVADALKMNKNVVLARACGALPPERLSRGSGGTSQPHHVDVWPLNLLRPRGGPGYVDVCGLFLLQMATILGMVPAWHSARLRIFLCLGPREAPGAAEGRLRALLSQLRIRAEVREVVWGEGAASEEPEEEEEGDFVNGRRGDAEAEALACSANALVRAQQGRGRGGPGGPEEGDGEVGPATALTFLYLPRPPADSARYLRYLALLEILSRDLGPTLLIHGVTPVTCTDL comes from the exons ACGGAGCTGTGCGAGGGGGCGGAGCCTACT TCATGATCAGTCGGACTCTGGGGCCTGAGGTTGGCGGCAGCATCGGCCTGATGTTCTACCTGGCTAACGTCTGTGGCTGCGCCGTCTCCCTGCTGGGGCTGGTGGAGGCCATACTTGACGTCTTCGGGGCTG ATGCCTCAGGGTCCAGTGGCCTCCGGGTCCTGCCCCAGGGCTACGGCTGGAGCCTGCTCTACGGTTCCCTGCTGCTGGGCCTGGTGGGCGGGGTCTGTACCCTGGGGGCCGGCCTCTACGCCAGGGCCTCCTTCCTCACATTTCTGCTGGTCTCTGGTTCCCTGGCCTCCGTGCTGGTCAGCTTTGTGGCTGTGGGGCCCAGGGACATCCCGTTGGCTCCTCGGCCTGGCCCCAATGGCTCTTCCCTGCCACCCCAGGTCGGCCACTTCACTGGCTTCAACAGCAGCACCCTGAAGGCTAATCTGGATG CCGGCTACGCCAAGGACTACACCACGGGGGCCATGATGACCTTTGCCAGCGtctttgctgttctttttaaCGGCTGCACGGGCATCATGGCTGGGGCCAACATGTCAG GGGAGCTGAAAGACCCCAGCCGGGCCATTCCTCTGGGCACGATCGTTGCTGTTGCCTATACTTTCTTCATCTACATcctgcttttcttcctctccagCTTCACGTGTGACAG GGTGCTGCTGCAGGAGGACTACGGCTTCTTCCGAGCCATCAGCCTGTGGCCCCCACTGGTGCTGGTCGGGATCTACGCCACGTCACTCTCCGCCTCCATGAGCTCCCTCATTGGCGCCTCCCGCATCCTCCATGCCCTGGCCCAGGATGACCTCTTCG GAGTGATCCTGGCGCCGGCCAAGGTGGTATCCCGAGGGGGGAACCCCTGGGGGGCTGTGCTGTATTCCTGGGGCCTCGTGCAG CTGGTGCTCCTGGCCGGAAAGCTGAACACGCTGGCCGCCGTGGTCACCGTCTTCTACTTGGTGGCCTATGCTGCCGTGGACTTGTCCTGCCTGAGCCTGGAGTGGGCCTCTGCCCCCAACTTCCG CCCCACCTTCAACCTCTTCTCCTGGCACACCTGCTTGCTGGGGGTGGCCTCCTGCCTGCTCATGATGTTCCTCATCAGCCCCGGGGCTGCCGGCGGCTCCCTGCTCCTCATGGGCCTGCTTTCTGCCCTGCTCACTGCTCGAGGAGGGCCCAGCAGCTGGGGCTACGTCAGCCAGGCCCTGCTTTTCCACCAG GTGCGGAAGTACCTGCTCCGGCTGGACGTCCGGAAGGACCACGTGAAGTTCTGGCGGCCGCAGCTGCTGCTTCTGGTGGGGAACCCGCGGGGTGCCCTGCCTCTGCTGCGATTGGCCAACCAGCTCAAGAAAGGGGGTCTCTACGTGCTGGGCCATGTCACCCTGGGAGACCTCG ACTCTCTGCCCTCGGATCCTGTGCAGCCGCAGTACGGGGCATGGCTGAGCCTGGTGGACCGGGCTCAAGTGAAGGCCTTTGTGGATCTCACCCTCTCACCCTCCGTGCGCCAGGGAGCTCAGCACTTGCTGCGGATCTCCGGTCTTG GTGGCATGAAGCCCAACACGCTGGTCCTGGGTTTCTATGACGATGCTGCACCCCAGGATCACTTCCTGACTGACCCGGCTTTCTCTGAGCCTGCGGATGGCACCCAGGAGGCTGGGGccccggccctgagcaccctgttccCTCCACCCCGGGCTCCTGGGAGCCCCCGGGCTCTCAGTCCCCAGGACTATGTGGCCACCGTGGCAGACGCCCTGAAGATGAACAAGAACGTGGTCCTGGCCCGGGCCTGTGGGGCCCTGCCCCCTGAGCGGCTGAGCCGGGGGTCTGGGGGCACCTCCCAGCCACACCACGTGGACGTGTGGCCCCTCAACCTGCTGCGGCCGCGGGGCGGGCCCGGCTACGTGGACGTGTGCGGCCTCTTCCTGCTGCAGATGGCGACCATCTTGGGCATGGTGCCTGCCTGGCACAGTGCCCGCCTCCGGATCTTCTTGTGCTTGGGGCCTCGGGAGGCCCCGGGGGCAGCCGAGGGGCGGCTGCGGGCACTGCTGAGCCAGTTGAGGATCCGGGCCGAGGTGCGGGAGGTGGTGTGGGGTGAGGGGGCTGCCTCCGAGGagccggaggaggaggaggaaggggacttTGTGAACGGCAGGCGGGGAGACGCTGAGGCAGAGGCCCTGGCATGCAGCGCCAACGCCCTGGTTCGGGCCCAGCAGGGGCGTGGTAGAGGAGGGCCCGGTGGGCCTGAGGAAGGGGATGGAGAGGTGGGGCCCGCCACCGCCCTCACCTTCTTGTACCTGCCACGGCCGCCTGCTGATTCTGCCCGCTACCTGCGCTACCTGGCGCTCCTGGAAATTCTGAGCCGCGATCTGGGCCCCACGCTGCTCATTCACGGTGTCACCCCTGTCACTTGCACTGATCTCTGA
- the TRIP6 gene encoding thyroid receptor-interacting protein 6 isoform X2, producing MSGPTWLPPKQPEPARAPQGRAFPRGASGPPPAHGAALQPHPRVNFCPLPSEQCYQTPGGPEDRGLAWVGCHGAPQHSQGLPQDRGGLRPGSLDAEIDSLTSMLAELDGGRGHALRRPDRQVPLSQPPEEELERLTKKLVHDMNHPPSGEYFGRCGGCGEDVVGDGAGVVALDRVFHVGCFVCSTCRAQLRGQHFYAVERRAYCESCYVATLEKCSTCSQPILDRILRAMGKAYHPGCFTCVVCHRGLDGIPFTVDATSQIHCIEDFHRKFAPRCSVCGGAIMPEPGQEETVRIVALDRSFHIGCYKCEECGLLLSSEGECQGCYPLDGHILCKTCSAWRIQELSATVTTDC from the exons ATGTCcgggcccacctggctccccccgAAGCAGCCGGAGCCCGCTCGAGCCCCTCAGGGGAGAGCGTTCCCCCGAGGGGCCTCAGGGCCTCCCCCGGCCCATGGAGCAG CgctccagccccacccccggGTCAATTTTTGCCCTCTCCCATCCGAGCAGTGTTACCAGACCCCCGGGGGACCGGAGGACCGGGGGCTGGCCTGGGTGGGGTGCCACGGAGCACCCCAGCACTCACAG GGCCTCCCCCAAGACAGGGGGGGCTTGCGCCCGGGAAGTCTGGATGCTGAGATAGACTCCCTGACCAGCATGCTGGCTGAGTTGGACGGGGGTCGAGGTCACGCCCTGCGGCGGCCTGACCGGCAG GTCCCCCTGAGCCAGCCTCCCGAGGAGGAGCTTGAGAGGTTGACCAAGAAGCTGGTGCACGACATGAACCACCCGCCCAGCGGGGAGTACTTCG GCCGCTGTGGTGGGTGCGGAGAAGACGTGGTCGGGGATGGGGCCGGGGTCGTAGCCCTGGATCGCGTCTTCCACGTGGGCTGCTTTGTGTGTTCTACATGCCGGGCCCAGCTCCGGGGCCAGCATTTCTACGCCGTGGAGAGGAGGGCGTATTGTGAGAGCTGCTATGTG GCCACCCTGGAGAAGTGCTCCACGTGCTCCCAGCCCATCCTGGACCGGATTCTTCGGGCTATGGGGAAGGCCTACCACCCGGGCTGCTTCACCTGTGTGGTGTGCCACCGCGGCCTCGACGGCATTCCTTTCACTGTGGATGCCACGAGCCAGATCCACTGCATCGAGGATTTCCACAG GAAGTTTGCCCCAAGATGCTCAGTATGTGGTGGGGCCATCATGCCCGAACCAGGTCAGGAGGAGACCGTGCGAATCGTAGCTCTGGATCGCAGTTTTCACATTGGCTGTTACAAGTGTGAG GAGTGTGGGCTGCTGCTCTCCTCTGAGGGTGAGTGTCAGGGCTGCTACCCACTGGATGGGCACATCTTGTGCAAGACCTGCAGTGCCTGGCGGATCCAGGAGCTCTCGGCCACCGTCACCACCGACTGCTGA
- the TRIP6 gene encoding thyroid receptor-interacting protein 6 isoform X1 has protein sequence MSGPTWLPPKQPEPARAPQGRAFPRGASGPPPAHGAALQPHPRVNFCPLPSEQCYQTPGGPEDRGLAWVGCHGAPQHSQGLPQDRGGLRPGSLDAEIDSLTSMLAELDGGRGHALRRPDRQAYEPPEPPVYRSGSGPLRPNGGALPPPPLPGSPYGGPTPASYATASTPAGPAFPVQVKVAQPVRGCGPPRRGASQASGSSPGPHFPLPGRGEVWGAGYRSHREPGPGAKEEAPGVSSPAGARGGGYGPQVPLSQPPEEELERLTKKLVHDMNHPPSGEYFGRCGGCGEDVVGDGAGVVALDRVFHVGCFVCSTCRAQLRGQHFYAVERRAYCESCYVATLEKCSTCSQPILDRILRAMGKAYHPGCFTCVVCHRGLDGIPFTVDATSQIHCIEDFHRKFAPRCSVCGGAIMPEPGQEETVRIVALDRSFHIGCYKCEECGLLLSSEGECQGCYPLDGHILCKTCSAWRIQELSATVTTDC, from the exons ATGTCcgggcccacctggctccccccgAAGCAGCCGGAGCCCGCTCGAGCCCCTCAGGGGAGAGCGTTCCCCCGAGGGGCCTCAGGGCCTCCCCCGGCCCATGGAGCAG CgctccagccccacccccggGTCAATTTTTGCCCTCTCCCATCCGAGCAGTGTTACCAGACCCCCGGGGGACCGGAGGACCGGGGGCTGGCCTGGGTGGGGTGCCACGGAGCACCCCAGCACTCACAG GGCCTCCCCCAAGACAGGGGGGGCTTGCGCCCGGGAAGTCTGGATGCTGAGATAGACTCCCTGACCAGCATGCTGGCTGAGTTGGACGGGGGTCGAGGTCACGCCCTGCGGCGGCCTGACCGGCAG GCTTACGAGCCCCCTGAGCCCCCAGTCTACCGCTCAGGGTCAGGCCCCTTGAGGCCGAATGGAGGGGCGCTTCCTCCCCCACCGCTCCCAGGGTCCCCCTATGGGGGCCCCACTCCGGCCTCCTATGCTACGGCCAGCACCCCCGCCGGCCCTGCCTTCCCTGTGCAAGTGAAAGTGGCACAACCCGTGAGAGGCTGTGGCCCTCCCAGGCGGGGGGCCTCTCAGGCCTCCGGGTCCTCCCCGGGCCCCCACTTTCCTCTCCCAGGCCGAGGTGAAGTCTGGGGGGCTGGCTACAGGAGCCACCGCGAGCCAGGGCCGGGGGCTAAGGAGGAGGCCCCGGGGGTCTCCAGCCCTGCAGGCGCAAGAGGAGGCGGGTATGGGCCCCAG GTCCCCCTGAGCCAGCCTCCCGAGGAGGAGCTTGAGAGGTTGACCAAGAAGCTGGTGCACGACATGAACCACCCGCCCAGCGGGGAGTACTTCG GCCGCTGTGGTGGGTGCGGAGAAGACGTGGTCGGGGATGGGGCCGGGGTCGTAGCCCTGGATCGCGTCTTCCACGTGGGCTGCTTTGTGTGTTCTACATGCCGGGCCCAGCTCCGGGGCCAGCATTTCTACGCCGTGGAGAGGAGGGCGTATTGTGAGAGCTGCTATGTG GCCACCCTGGAGAAGTGCTCCACGTGCTCCCAGCCCATCCTGGACCGGATTCTTCGGGCTATGGGGAAGGCCTACCACCCGGGCTGCTTCACCTGTGTGGTGTGCCACCGCGGCCTCGACGGCATTCCTTTCACTGTGGATGCCACGAGCCAGATCCACTGCATCGAGGATTTCCACAG GAAGTTTGCCCCAAGATGCTCAGTATGTGGTGGGGCCATCATGCCCGAACCAGGTCAGGAGGAGACCGTGCGAATCGTAGCTCTGGATCGCAGTTTTCACATTGGCTGTTACAAGTGTGAG GAGTGTGGGCTGCTGCTCTCCTCTGAGGGTGAGTGTCAGGGCTGCTACCCACTGGATGGGCACATCTTGTGCAAGACCTGCAGTGCCTGGCGGATCCAGGAGCTCTCGGCCACCGTCACCACCGACTGCTGA